A genomic window from Pecten maximus chromosome 6, xPecMax1.1, whole genome shotgun sequence includes:
- the LOC117328893 gene encoding uncharacterized protein LOC117328893 isoform X1, with the protein MDGSTKTYVVGVAIVTLVCLVGLGESGECCKAHYNIIGQEVSSDQKWCDNYCCFNLAQYDCCDDIRQQAPEGMRMGMCMAWITAHWYIPFLVVLAIVGGIITCCVCCCCACCRNRTSGTVMLPPSQGMLVVTQQQPTQFANDQASPPANQFNAGYDQVSRPANSFNTGYDQVSRPANSFNTGYDQ; encoded by the exons ATGGACGGCTCTACAAAGACCTACGTTGTTGGTGTTGCAATAGTAACGCTGGTGTGTCTGG TCGGACTTGGAGAGAGTGGGGAGTGCTGCAAAGCCCACTACAATATCATTGGACAGGAAGTATCCAGTGATCAAAAATGGTGTGACAACTATTGCTGCTTCAACTTGGCCCAGTATGACTGCTGTGATGACATCCGTCAACAAGCACCTGAAGGCATGAGGATGGGAATGTGTATGGCCTGGATCACGGCACATTG GTACATTCCATTTCTGGTTGTCCTTGCCATAGTAGGAGGAATCATCACTTGCTGTGTGTGTTGTTGCTGTGCTTGTTGTCGTAACAGAACCAGTGGAACAGTCATGCTACCACCATCACAAG GTATGCTGGTTGTGACCCAACAACAGCCAACACAGTTTGCAAATGACCAGGCCAGTCCTCCGGCTAACCAATTCAATGCTGGTTATGACCAGGTCAGTCGTCCAGCTAACTCATTCAATACTGGTTATGACCAGGTCAGTCGTCCAGCTAACTCATTCAATACTGGTTATGACCAGTAA
- the LOC117328893 gene encoding uncharacterized protein LOC117328893 isoform X2, with product MDGSTKTYVVGVAIVTLVCLVGLGESGECCKAHYNIIGQEVSSDQKWCDNYCCFNLAQYDCCDDIRQQAPEGMRMGMCMAWITAHWYIPFLVVLAIVGGIITCCVCCCCACCRNRTSGTVMLPPSQGMLVVTQQQPTQFANDQASPPANQFNAGYDQVSRPANSFNTGYDQ from the exons ATGGACGGCTCTACAAAGACCTACGTTGTTGGTGTTGCAATAGTAACGCTGGTGTGTCTGG TCGGACTTGGAGAGAGTGGGGAGTGCTGCAAAGCCCACTACAATATCATTGGACAGGAAGTATCCAGTGATCAAAAATGGTGTGACAACTATTGCTGCTTCAACTTGGCCCAGTATGACTGCTGTGATGACATCCGTCAACAAGCACCTGAAGGCATGAGGATGGGAATGTGTATGGCCTGGATCACGGCACATTG GTACATTCCATTTCTGGTTGTCCTTGCCATAGTAGGAGGAATCATCACTTGCTGTGTGTGTTGTTGCTGTGCTTGTTGTCGTAACAGAACCAGTGGAACAGTCATGCTACCACCATCACAAG GTATGCTGGTTGTGACCCAACAACAGCCAACACAGTTTGCAAATGACCAGGCCAGTCCTCCGGCTAACCAATTCAATGCTGGTTATGACCAGGTCAGTCGTCCAGCTAACTCATTCAATACTGGTTATGACCAG TAA